One genomic region from Bacillus sp. SLBN-46 encodes:
- the icmF gene encoding fused isobutyryl-CoA mutase/GTPase IcmF — protein MGTYQPKHHIRFVTASSLFDGHDASINIMRRILQASGAEVIHLGHNRSVEEVVNAAIQEDVQGIAISSYQGGHVEYFKYMYDLLKEKGAPHIRIYGGGGGVIIPREIDELHAYGIARIFSPEDGRLLGLQGMIDRMIEECDFSTVDMDAAEQIEKLPTGDVNAIAKLITLAELHVDKKNEAAAAAEQVLEQVKSLEKAIPVVGITGTGGAGKSSLTDELIRRFINELPDKKVAILSVDPTKQKTGGALLGDRIRMNAIFSPNVYMRSLATRRSKNELSLAIKDAVAVTKAAGFDLVIVETSGIGQGDAEITEICDVSMYVMTSEFGAPSQLEKIDMIDFADLIVINKFERKGSEDAKRQVQKQYQRSHMLFEKDSSEMPVYGTIASQFNDPGTNALFAALVEKINAKMATDWVTSFSKSAVVEKQNVIIPTDRRYYLREISETVRSYHKKAEEQASIARKLFQLEGAILAVQDQPEVVAALEVVKQETEARLTPESKKILDTWEKTKEAYSGDQFVTRIRDKEIITVLRSKSLSGLDIPKVALPRYKDYGEILRWVYQENVPGSFPYTAGVFPFKREGEDPKRQFAGEGTPERTNRRFHYLSKDDAAKRLSTAFDSVTLYGEDPDYRPDIYGKVGESGVSVCTLDDMKKLYDGFDLCHPSTSVSMTINGPAPIILAMFMNTAIDQQVKRKEEELGRVLTVEEFAEVRAYTLRTVRGTVQADILKEDQGQNTCIFSTEFALRMMGDIQQYFIDHQVRNYYSVSISGYHIAEAGANPISQLAFTLSNGFTYVEYYLSRGMKIDDFAPNLSFFFSNGLDPEYTVIGRVARRIWATVMRDKYGANERSQKLKYHVQTSGRSLHAQEIDFNDIRTTLQALMALHDNCNSLHTNAYDEAITTPTEESVRRAMAIQMIITKEHGLTKNENPLQGSFIVEELTELVEEAVLQEFERLNDRGGVLGSMETQYQRGKIQDESMFYEMKKHTGELPIIGVNTYLNPNPPSEEEVNNMELARATTEEKELQIHNLRSFQEAHADKTAEALKRLKEAAVSGGNIFAALMETVQVASLGQITRALYEVGGQYRRNM, from the coding sequence ATGGGAACTTATCAGCCTAAGCATCATATCCGTTTTGTGACGGCGTCGAGTTTGTTTGATGGGCATGATGCTTCGATTAATATTATGAGGCGAATTCTTCAGGCGAGCGGGGCGGAGGTTATTCACCTCGGGCATAACCGTTCGGTGGAGGAGGTTGTGAACGCGGCGATTCAAGAGGATGTGCAGGGGATTGCGATTTCTTCTTATCAAGGCGGACACGTTGAATACTTTAAATATATGTATGACCTGTTAAAGGAAAAGGGTGCACCGCATATCCGCATTTATGGCGGTGGGGGCGGCGTTATCATTCCTCGGGAAATTGATGAGCTTCATGCGTATGGAATTGCGCGCATTTTTTCACCAGAGGACGGTCGTTTGCTTGGGTTACAGGGCATGATTGACAGAATGATTGAGGAGTGCGATTTTTCAACGGTTGACATGGATGCGGCTGAGCAAATTGAAAAGCTTCCTACTGGGGATGTAAATGCCATTGCCAAGTTGATTACGTTAGCTGAGCTTCATGTCGATAAAAAGAATGAAGCGGCTGCGGCAGCCGAGCAGGTACTGGAACAAGTGAAGTCGCTCGAGAAGGCGATTCCGGTAGTCGGGATTACGGGAACAGGCGGCGCTGGGAAAAGTTCGTTGACGGATGAATTAATCCGCCGCTTTATCAATGAACTTCCTGATAAAAAGGTAGCGATTCTGTCTGTTGATCCAACTAAACAAAAAACGGGCGGTGCCTTGCTTGGGGACCGGATTCGTATGAATGCGATTTTCTCTCCGAATGTGTATATGCGAAGTCTGGCAACAAGACGTTCGAAAAATGAATTGTCGCTTGCGATTAAGGATGCGGTTGCGGTGACAAAAGCTGCGGGCTTTGACCTGGTAATCGTGGAAACGAGCGGAATCGGGCAGGGGGATGCGGAAATCACGGAAATATGTGATGTTTCCATGTACGTCATGACGAGTGAATTTGGGGCACCTTCTCAGCTTGAGAAAATTGATATGATTGATTTTGCCGACTTAATTGTCATCAATAAGTTTGAACGCAAGGGTTCAGAGGATGCGAAGCGCCAGGTGCAAAAGCAGTACCAGCGCAGTCATATGCTGTTTGAAAAAGACTCATCCGAAATGCCAGTGTACGGGACGATTGCCAGTCAGTTTAATGATCCAGGCACGAACGCGTTGTTTGCGGCTTTAGTCGAAAAAATCAATGCAAAAATGGCGACGGATTGGGTGACTTCTTTTAGTAAGAGTGCCGTGGTGGAAAAGCAGAACGTGATTATTCCAACCGACCGCCGTTACTATTTAAGAGAGATTTCTGAAACAGTAAGGAGCTACCATAAGAAGGCGGAAGAGCAAGCGAGTATTGCCCGGAAATTATTCCAGCTGGAAGGGGCAATTCTTGCGGTTCAGGACCAGCCGGAGGTAGTGGCAGCGTTAGAAGTGGTGAAGCAGGAAACCGAAGCGCGGTTAACGCCTGAATCGAAAAAGATTTTGGATACGTGGGAGAAAACGAAGGAAGCTTATTCTGGCGACCAGTTTGTCACACGGATCCGCGATAAAGAAATTATTACGGTATTAAGATCGAAGAGTTTATCAGGACTTGATATTCCGAAGGTGGCTTTACCTAGGTATAAGGATTACGGGGAAATTCTCCGCTGGGTGTATCAGGAAAATGTACCGGGCTCGTTCCCATATACGGCTGGAGTATTTCCATTCAAGCGTGAGGGAGAGGATCCGAAGCGCCAGTTTGCCGGAGAAGGTACACCGGAACGGACGAACCGTCGTTTCCACTATTTATCGAAGGATGATGCGGCAAAACGCTTAAGTACGGCGTTTGACTCGGTGACGTTGTACGGGGAGGACCCGGATTACCGCCCAGATATTTATGGCAAGGTCGGCGAGAGCGGCGTCAGCGTTTGTACGTTAGATGATATGAAAAAGCTATATGACGGCTTTGATTTATGCCATCCATCGACTTCCGTTTCGATGACGATCAATGGGCCGGCGCCGATTATTTTGGCGATGTTTATGAATACGGCGATCGACCAGCAGGTGAAGCGGAAGGAAGAAGAGCTTGGTCGTGTGTTAACGGTCGAGGAATTTGCAGAGGTTCGTGCCTATACGTTACGGACGGTTCGCGGTACGGTTCAGGCAGATATTTTAAAAGAAGACCAAGGGCAAAACACGTGTATTTTCTCAACGGAATTTGCACTTCGGATGATGGGCGATATTCAGCAATATTTCATTGACCATCAGGTGCGAAACTATTATTCGGTGTCGATTTCAGGTTATCATATTGCCGAAGCGGGAGCGAACCCGATTTCGCAGCTGGCGTTTACGCTTTCAAATGGATTCACCTATGTGGAATATTATTTAAGCCGCGGCATGAAGATTGATGATTTTGCTCCAAACCTATCGTTCTTCTTCTCCAATGGTTTGGATCCGGAGTATACGGTGATTGGCCGTGTGGCTCGCCGCATTTGGGCGACTGTTATGCGTGATAAGTATGGTGCGAATGAGAGAAGCCAGAAGCTGAAGTACCATGTTCAGACTTCAGGGCGTTCATTGCATGCACAGGAAATTGATTTTAATGATATCCGCACGACGCTTCAGGCGTTAATGGCGTTGCATGATAATTGTAATTCGCTTCATACGAATGCGTATGATGAGGCGATTACGACGCCGACAGAGGAATCTGTTCGCCGCGCGATGGCAATTCAGATGATTATTACGAAAGAGCACGGCTTAACGAAGAATGAGAATCCGCTTCAGGGCTCGTTTATTGTGGAAGAATTGACGGAGTTGGTTGAGGAAGCGGTGCTGCAGGAGTTTGAGCGTTTGAATGACCGTGGCGGTGTGCTTGGTTCGATGGAAACGCAGTATCAGCGTGGAAAGATTCAGGATGAGTCGATGTTTTATGAAATGAAGAAGCATACCGGGGAGTTGCCGATTATTGGGGTGAACACGTATTTGAATCCGAATCCTCCATCAGAGGAAGAGGTCAATAATATGGAGTTGGCACGGGCAACGACGGAGGAAAAGGAATTGCAGATTCATAATTTGCGGTCCTTCCAAGAGGCGCATGCGGACAAAACGGCAGAGGCGTTAAAGCGGTTAAAAGAAGCAGCGGTCTCTGGCGGCAACATTTTTGCTGCATTAATGGAAACCGTCCAAGTCGCAAGCCTCGGCCAAATCACACGTGCACTATACGAAGTCGGCGGACAGTACCGTCGGAATATGTAA
- the rpoE gene encoding DNA-directed RNA polymerase subunit delta, with protein MSLAQYSKEELQELSLIEMAHEYLKNSKQPIAFNELINEITNAVGMSQEEIRSRLAQFYTDMNIDGRFLSLGENRWGLRVWYPVDTAEEEVVTVVKPKKKKAKKVVEEDEIEDFDEIDEEEYDELDDFADEDDLLDEDDDLDIDEDEDLDLDEDVIEEDEFELDEDEDLDEDLDEEEEVFEEEEDEDL; from the coding sequence TTGAGTTTAGCACAATACTCAAAAGAGGAATTACAAGAGTTATCCCTCATAGAAATGGCTCACGAATACTTAAAAAATAGCAAGCAACCAATCGCTTTCAATGAATTAATTAATGAAATTACAAATGCTGTAGGTATGTCTCAAGAGGAAATTCGCTCAAGACTTGCACAGTTTTATACGGACATGAATATCGATGGCCGCTTCCTCTCATTAGGAGAAAATCGTTGGGGACTTCGCGTATGGTATCCGGTTGATACAGCGGAAGAAGAAGTTGTTACTGTGGTTAAACCGAAGAAGAAGAAAGCGAAGAAGGTTGTTGAAGAAGACGAAATTGAAGATTTCGATGAAATCGATGAGGAAGAATATGATGAACTCGACGATTTCGCTGATGAGGACGATCTTCTTGATGAAGACGACGATCTAGACATTGATGAAGATGAAGATTTGGATCTTGATGAAGACGTCATTGAAGAGGACGAATTCGAACTTGATGAAGATGAAGACTTAGATGAAGACCTTGATGAGGAAGAAGAAGTTTTTGAAGAGGAAGAAGACGAAGACTTGTAA
- a CDS encoding CTP synthase, which yields MTKYIFVTGGVVSSLGKGITAASLGRLLKNRGLNVTIQKFDPYINVDPGTMSPYQHGEVFVTGDGAETDLDLGHYERFIDINLNKYSNVTTGKIYSTVLRKERRGDYLGATVQVIPHITNEIKERCLRAGNETNADVVITEIGGTVGDIESLPFLEAIRQMKSDIGSDNVMYIHCTLIPYIKAAGEMKTKPTQHSVKELRSLGIQPNIIVVRTEMPVSQDMKDKIALFCDIDAKAVIECQDADTLYSIPLALQEQNMDQIVCDHLKLQTKEAEMTEWKQLVDRVLNLSNKTRIGLVGKYVELQDAYISVVEAMKHAGYAFDSDVEIKWINAEHVTRENVAELLADVDGVLVPGGFGDRGVEGKIEATRYAREQKKPFLGICLGMQLATIEFARNVLGYSDAHSAEFVPETAHPIIDLLPEQKDVEDLGGTLRLGLYPCRLVEGTKAFEAYEDEVVYERHRHRYEFNNHYRQEMEAQGFIFSGTSPDGRLVEIIELADHPWFVASQFHPEFVSRPTRPQPLFRDFIKASLQK from the coding sequence ATGACAAAGTATATTTTTGTAACCGGTGGTGTGGTGTCATCACTCGGAAAGGGAATTACCGCTGCTTCTTTAGGGCGCTTACTGAAAAATCGGGGCTTGAATGTGACCATCCAAAAATTTGACCCGTATATTAACGTGGACCCTGGAACGATGAGTCCTTACCAGCACGGTGAAGTATTCGTTACAGGTGACGGCGCGGAAACGGATCTAGATCTTGGCCACTATGAGCGCTTCATTGACATCAACCTAAACAAGTACAGCAATGTGACAACAGGAAAAATCTATTCAACAGTTTTACGTAAAGAACGCCGCGGTGACTATTTAGGTGCGACGGTTCAGGTTATTCCGCACATTACGAATGAAATTAAAGAGCGCTGCCTGCGTGCCGGTAATGAAACAAATGCCGATGTGGTCATTACTGAAATCGGCGGTACGGTTGGTGACATTGAATCCTTGCCATTCCTTGAAGCGATTCGTCAGATGAAGAGTGACATCGGCAGTGACAATGTTATGTACATTCACTGTACCCTAATTCCGTACATAAAAGCGGCGGGTGAGATGAAGACGAAGCCAACACAGCACAGTGTAAAAGAGCTTCGCAGCTTGGGAATCCAGCCAAATATTATTGTTGTTCGTACGGAAATGCCTGTTTCACAGGACATGAAAGATAAGATTGCCTTATTCTGTGATATTGACGCAAAGGCTGTTATTGAATGTCAGGATGCAGACACACTTTATTCCATTCCGCTTGCCCTTCAAGAGCAAAACATGGATCAAATTGTGTGTGACCATTTGAAGCTTCAGACGAAGGAAGCGGAAATGACCGAGTGGAAACAGCTTGTTGACCGCGTGCTTAACCTTTCCAACAAGACTCGTATTGGTCTTGTCGGAAAATATGTTGAGCTCCAGGATGCGTATATTTCCGTTGTTGAAGCGATGAAGCATGCCGGATATGCGTTTGATTCAGATGTAGAAATTAAATGGATCAATGCAGAGCATGTAACTCGTGAGAATGTGGCTGAGCTATTGGCTGATGTGGATGGCGTACTCGTTCCAGGTGGATTCGGTGACCGTGGCGTGGAAGGGAAAATTGAAGCGACTCGCTATGCCCGTGAGCAGAAGAAGCCATTCCTTGGTATTTGCTTAGGCATGCAGCTGGCTACAATTGAATTTGCACGTAACGTTCTTGGTTACAGTGATGCACATTCTGCTGAGTTTGTTCCGGAAACAGCTCATCCAATTATTGATTTACTACCAGAACAAAAGGATGTAGAGGATTTAGGCGGTACATTGCGATTAGGTCTGTATCCTTGCCGTTTGGTGGAAGGCACGAAAGCGTTCGAGGCATATGAGGATGAGGTTGTTTACGAGCGTCACCGCCACCGTTATGAATTTAACAATCATTACCGTCAAGAAATGGAAGCACAAGGCTTTATTTTCTCAGGTACTAGCCCTGATGGCCGTTTAGTGGAGATTATCGAGCTGGCAGACCACCCATGGTTTGTGGCTTCTCAGTTCCATCCAGAGTTTGTGTCCAGACCAACGCGCCCGCAGCCGTTGTTCCGTGACTTTATTAAAGCTTCTTTGCAAAAATAA
- a CDS encoding DUF2529 domain-containing protein, whose product MLKMFTTQLTGLFKRIEEKEEFAFEDGARLLAQAPVGDGSIYIFGGAEMKAVEFEALEGAEPLKNAKALSLEQVDELSDADRVILFSRTSMDEAAVAVAVALQEKGIPFVAVSTVMEEVGTGDLASLADVHIDLRLKKGLLPDDLGNRFGYPSSMAALYVYFGLKFTIDEILAEYFE is encoded by the coding sequence ATGTTAAAAATGTTTACTACCCAATTAACAGGCTTGTTCAAGCGGATCGAGGAAAAAGAAGAATTTGCGTTCGAGGATGGTGCCAGATTGCTGGCCCAAGCACCTGTTGGCGATGGGTCTATATATATTTTTGGTGGGGCTGAAATGAAGGCCGTAGAATTTGAAGCGTTAGAAGGCGCGGAGCCGCTTAAGAATGCGAAGGCGTTATCGCTTGAGCAAGTGGACGAGCTAAGCGATGCGGACCGCGTCATCTTGTTTAGCCGCACTTCCATGGATGAAGCCGCGGTTGCGGTTGCTGTGGCTTTGCAGGAAAAAGGCATCCCCTTTGTAGCTGTTTCTACGGTTATGGAGGAAGTTGGTACAGGCGATTTAGCAAGTTTAGCAGATGTACATATTGATTTACGGTTAAAAAAGGGCTTGTTGCCGGATGATTTAGGTAATCGCTTCGGTTATCCGTCGTCGATGGCAGCCTTGTACGTCTATTTTGGGTTAAAATTTACGATTGATGAGATTTTAGCGGAATATTTTGAGTAA
- a CDS encoding response regulator, with protein sequence MKEKILIVDDQFGIRILLNEVFQKEGYQTFQAANGVQALDIVTKHAPDLVLLDMKIPGMDGIEILKRMKVIDPEIRVIIMTAYGELDMIQEAKDLGAITHFAKPFDIDDIRAAVRKHIPQKTN encoded by the coding sequence ATGAAAGAGAAAATTTTAATTGTAGACGACCAATTTGGCATTCGAATTTTGCTAAATGAGGTGTTCCAAAAGGAAGGGTACCAGACATTTCAAGCAGCAAACGGCGTTCAGGCATTGGACATCGTCACTAAGCATGCTCCGGATCTTGTTCTTCTTGATATGAAAATCCCAGGAATGGACGGAATTGAAATTTTAAAACGAATGAAAGTAATTGATCCAGAGATTCGCGTGATTATCATGACCGCCTATGGTGAATTGGATATGATTCAAGAGGCCAAGGATCTTGGTGCAATTACACATTTCGCAAAACCGTTTGATATTGACGATATCCGTGCGGCGGTTCGCAAACATATCCCGCAAAAAACGAACTAA
- a CDS encoding class II fructose-bisphosphate aldolase has product MPLVSMKEMLNKAKAEGYAVGQFNLNNLEFTQAILQAAEAEKSPVILGVSEGAARYMSGFKTVVKMVEGLMEDLKITVPVAIHLDHGSSFDKCKEAIDAGFTSVMIDASHHPFEENIEITTKVVEYAHSKGVSVEAELGTVGGQEDDVVAEGVIYADPKECEELVKRTGIDCLAPALGSVHGPYKGEPNLGFAEMEEIGKITGLPLVLHGGTGIPTKDIQRSVSLGTAKINVNTENQIESARVVRETLAAKPNEYDPRKYLGPARDAIKETVIGKMREFGSSGRA; this is encoded by the coding sequence ATGCCTTTAGTTTCAATGAAAGAAATGCTTAACAAAGCGAAAGCAGAAGGCTACGCAGTTGGGCAATTTAACCTAAATAACCTAGAATTCACACAAGCTATTCTTCAAGCTGCAGAAGCAGAAAAATCACCAGTTATCCTTGGTGTATCTGAAGGTGCAGCACGTTATATGTCAGGCTTCAAAACTGTTGTAAAAATGGTTGAAGGCTTAATGGAAGATTTAAAAATCACTGTACCAGTGGCTATTCACCTTGACCACGGTTCAAGCTTTGATAAATGTAAAGAAGCAATCGATGCTGGCTTTACATCAGTTATGATCGATGCATCACACCACCCATTTGAAGAAAACATCGAAATTACAACTAAAGTAGTTGAGTATGCACATTCTAAAGGTGTTTCTGTGGAAGCTGAATTAGGAACAGTTGGCGGACAGGAAGACGATGTGGTAGCAGAAGGCGTTATTTACGCTGATCCAAAAGAGTGTGAAGAACTTGTTAAGCGCACAGGTATTGACTGCCTAGCTCCTGCATTAGGTTCTGTACACGGTCCTTACAAAGGCGAACCAAACCTTGGTTTTGCTGAAATGGAGGAAATCGGTAAGATTACTGGTCTTCCATTAGTACTTCACGGTGGAACTGGAATCCCAACAAAGGATATCCAACGTTCAGTTTCTTTAGGAACAGCTAAAATCAACGTGAACACTGAAAACCAAATCGAATCTGCGAGAGTGGTTCGTGAAACACTTGCTGCGAAACCAAATGAATACGATCCACGTAAATATTTAGGACCAGCTCGCGATGCAATTAAAGAAACTGTAATCGGCAAAATGCGCGAATTCGGTTCTTCAGGCAGAGCGTAA
- the fsa gene encoding fructose-6-phosphate aldolase: MKFFIDTANLEEIREAHELGLLAGVTTNPSLVAKEKGVSFHDRLREITALVPGSVSAEVIALDAEGMIREGKELAAIAPNITVKVPMTPDGLKAVNAFTKEGIKTNVTLIFNANQALLAARAGATYVSPFLGRLDDIGQNGLDLISTIAEIFAVHGIESEIIAASIRNPIHVTEAALRGAHIATIPYNVLMGLTKHPLTDKGIEAFLKDWNSRTEA, encoded by the coding sequence ATGAAATTTTTTATCGATACTGCGAACTTAGAAGAAATCCGTGAAGCACATGAACTTGGATTATTAGCAGGAGTAACAACAAATCCATCCCTTGTGGCCAAAGAAAAAGGCGTTTCCTTCCACGACCGTTTACGTGAAATCACCGCTCTTGTTCCTGGCTCTGTGAGTGCAGAAGTCATTGCACTTGATGCAGAAGGCATGATTAGAGAAGGAAAAGAATTAGCTGCTATTGCTCCAAATATTACTGTTAAAGTTCCGATGACTCCTGATGGCTTAAAAGCGGTCAATGCTTTTACAAAAGAAGGAATCAAAACGAACGTTACCCTCATCTTTAATGCAAATCAGGCATTGCTTGCAGCGCGTGCAGGTGCAACATATGTATCCCCGTTCTTAGGAAGATTAGATGATATCGGTCAAAACGGTTTAGATTTAATCTCTACCATTGCAGAAATTTTTGCCGTTCATGGTATTGAATCAGAAATTATTGCTGCTTCGATTCGTAATCCTATTCATGTGACAGAAGCTGCGTTACGAGGCGCGCATATTGCGACCATTCCTTACAATGTATTAATGGGCTTAACAAAACATCCTCTAACAGATAAAGGAATTGAAGCTTTTCTAAAAGACTGGAATTCACGTACGGAAGCCTAA
- a CDS encoding UDP-N-acetylglucosamine 1-carboxyvinyltransferase, whose translation MEKLKIAGGYPLKGTVRISGAKNSAVALIPATILAESPVTIEGLPDISDVEILKDLLEEIGGKVQISEDEMTVDPSKMISMPLPNGKVKMLRASYYLMGAMLGRFKKAVIGLPGGCHLGPRPIDQHIKGFEALGAQITNEQGAIYLRADELRGARIYLDVVSVGATINIMLAAVRAKGRTIIENAAKEPEIIDVATLLTNMGAKIKGAGTDVIRIDGVDTLHGCRHTIIPDRIEAGTYMILGAAVGEGVVIDNVIPQHLESLIAKLREMGVHIESSDDQVYVGGGSNLKAVDIKTLVYPGFPTDLQQPFTTLLTKATGSSVVTDTIYGARFKHIDELRRMNANIKVEGRSAIINGPIQLQGAKVKASDLRAGAALVIAGLLAEGITEVTGLEHIDRGYSNLVEKLNGLGATVWREALTKEEVEQLKNT comes from the coding sequence ATGGAAAAACTTAAAATTGCGGGCGGGTATCCGTTAAAAGGGACAGTTCGAATCAGTGGAGCAAAAAATAGTGCGGTGGCATTAATTCCTGCAACGATCTTAGCTGAATCACCTGTAACAATTGAAGGATTGCCAGATATTTCGGACGTGGAGATTTTGAAGGATCTGCTTGAGGAAATCGGCGGGAAGGTTCAAATCAGCGAGGATGAAATGACGGTCGACCCATCAAAGATGATTTCGATGCCACTGCCAAACGGCAAGGTGAAAATGCTTCGTGCATCCTATTATTTAATGGGGGCCATGCTCGGACGCTTCAAAAAGGCGGTTATTGGACTGCCAGGCGGCTGCCATCTAGGTCCAAGACCTATTGATCAACATATTAAAGGATTTGAGGCTTTAGGGGCACAAATTACCAACGAGCAAGGGGCGATTTATCTTCGCGCCGATGAGCTTCGCGGTGCCCGCATCTATTTAGACGTGGTCAGTGTGGGGGCGACAATCAATATTATGTTGGCTGCGGTACGAGCTAAGGGACGGACAATCATTGAGAATGCCGCGAAAGAGCCGGAAATCATTGATGTAGCTACGCTTTTAACAAATATGGGTGCAAAAATAAAAGGTGCTGGAACTGACGTCATCCGCATCGATGGGGTGGACACCTTACACGGTTGCCGTCATACGATTATTCCGGACCGGATTGAAGCTGGCACGTATATGATTCTTGGGGCAGCAGTTGGCGAGGGTGTGGTTATTGATAATGTGATTCCACAACATTTAGAATCACTGATTGCTAAGCTTCGCGAAATGGGTGTACACATAGAATCTAGCGATGACCAAGTGTATGTCGGTGGAGGAAGTAACCTGAAGGCGGTTGATATTAAGACACTCGTGTATCCTGGATTCCCAACCGATTTGCAACAGCCATTTACGACTCTTTTAACAAAAGCCACAGGTTCTAGCGTCGTGACCGATACCATATACGGTGCACGATTTAAGCATATTGATGAACTAAGAAGAATGAACGCCAATATTAAGGTGGAAGGGCGCTCCGCAATCATTAATGGCCCTATTCAGCTTCAAGGAGCGAAAGTGAAGGCCAGTGACCTCCGTGCAGGAGCGGCACTTGTCATCGCCGGCCTTTTAGCTGAAGGGATTACGGAAGTGACTGGACTCGAGCATATTGACCGGGGTTACAGCAATCTGGTTGAAAAATTAAACGGGCTTGGTGCGACCGTATGGCGTGAAGCGTTAACGAAAGAAGAAGTCGAGCAACTGAAAAACACATAA
- the glpX gene encoding class II fructose-bisphosphatase has translation MERSLTMELVRVTEGAALASARWMGRGKKDEADGAATTAMRDVFDTVPMKGTVVIGEGEMDEAPMLYIGEKLGTGYGPRVDVAVDPLEGTNILASGGWNALAVLAVADNGNLLHAPDMYMEKIAVGPEAVGLVDINASVLDNLKAVAKAKNKDIEDVVATVLNRPRHEHIIAQLREAGARIKLINDGDVAGAINTAFDNTGVDILFGSGGAPEGVIAAVALKCLGGEIMGRLLPQNDAELERCIKMGLDVNRVLRMEDLVKGDDAIFAATGVTDGELLRGVQFKGSYGSTHSVVMRAKSGTVRFIEGRHSLKKKPNLVIK, from the coding sequence ATGGAAAGAAGTTTAACGATGGAGCTTGTCCGCGTTACAGAGGGAGCTGCCCTGGCATCAGCACGTTGGATGGGCCGAGGTAAAAAAGACGAGGCAGATGGTGCAGCGACAACAGCCATGCGTGATGTTTTTGACACGGTTCCAATGAAAGGTACCGTTGTAATTGGTGAAGGGGAAATGGATGAAGCTCCAATGCTTTATATCGGGGAAAAGCTTGGTACAGGCTATGGTCCACGTGTAGATGTCGCTGTTGACCCGCTTGAAGGAACGAATATTTTAGCGTCAGGCGGCTGGAATGCTCTTGCGGTTTTAGCAGTAGCTGACAATGGCAACCTTCTTCATGCCCCAGATATGTACATGGAAAAAATCGCTGTCGGTCCTGAAGCTGTTGGCCTGGTTGACATTAATGCTTCTGTCTTAGATAACCTAAAGGCTGTAGCAAAAGCGAAAAACAAGGATATTGAGGACGTAGTTGCAACGGTTTTAAACCGTCCACGTCATGAACATATTATTGCCCAGCTTCGTGAAGCAGGTGCGAGGATCAAGTTGATCAATGATGGTGATGTCGCAGGTGCCATTAATACGGCGTTTGATAATACGGGTGTAGATATTTTGTTTGGTTCCGGTGGTGCGCCTGAGGGTGTTATTGCAGCGGTAGCCTTGAAATGTCTTGGCGGTGAAATCATGGGTAGGCTATTGCCTCAAAATGATGCCGAGCTTGAGCGCTGTATCAAAATGGGATTAGATGTGAACCGTGTTCTTCGTATGGAAGACCTTGTTAAGGGTGACGATGCTATTTTTGCAGCAACCGGTGTTACGGACGGAGAATTACTGCGCGGCGTTCAATTCAAAGGCTCATACGGCTCTACACACTCTGTCGTCATGCGTGCAAAATCAGGCACAGTCCGCTTCATCGAAGGTCGTCACAGCTTGAAAAAGAAACCAAATCTAGTTATTAAATAA